The nucleotide sequence tccaaaagactcctcaaggtctggcattgtcacaatctcattatattaagacagtacttgaaaaactCAAGCACTTAGGGTTTAAAGTTGCAAAAACTCCAATTGacatgaatcttgcattagcaaagaacaaaggccaaagcatatcacaattggattatgctcgtgtgttgggatgcttaatgtacatcacgaattgtacacgaccagatatagcttgtgctataagtaaattgattcgatacacgagcaatccaagtcaatctcattggatggcaatgaaacgagttttgagatatttagaacatattcaaaactttgatttgcactacagtaaatatcctgcggtgattgaaggatattgtgatgcaaattggatcaccggttcaactgactCGAAGTCCACAaatggatatgtattcactattggtggaggagcggtatcttaaaagtcgtccaaacaaacttgtattgcccgctctacaatagagcctgagttcatagccttagataaagctggtgaagaagctgaatggatctggaatttcttggaagatattccattttggcccaaaccattggcaccaatatgcatacattgcgatagacAAGCGgtaattggaagggctgggagcgttatgtataatggtaaatctcgtcatatacgacgaagacataaaaccgttaggcaactactctctagaggaattatcaggattgactatgtaaagtcaagtgataatgtgtcggatccacttacaaaaggtctaactagagaggtagttgagaaatcatcgagaggaatgggactatggccgagaacaagtcattgtggaggtaactctacctagaagactggagatcctaagatctaggttcaaggagatcaaataaagtcattaatgatggttcaacattgtcaacaaaaattttggtccattctcgtgatgagacaatgttcagtatcaaggataaagcattaagcctttttaatgatttctaaatttgatacggggtatatcaaatagtgtatctacgggatgacatgTTTAGGAATCActtatgtaagtgtgaagtgttagccgcttcaaggagaattttacAAGGCCAATTCTcgacgcacttatgaaaccaggcggtgttcatggctgaaacgaacacaacaatgagaaccaaagacgattaagggttgattgtgtgacttatggttgtctaggtatacgcTAAAATTAGATAGTTCAAatatatcaaatctaccgattgaccgagtatatccgacataagttcactacggaaagttcaaagggaaacctacttatccagatgcaattaatcattgcttgcaaatcacacaagtttttcatgcatacttctgtgatatagccattccccattcatgtgggggattgttgaggattttaagatggaaaagtcttaaaaagagggtgaatgggaaatggagggaaaataaaaattttgagtaaaattttaagtttcccacTCTTGAAACATtgcccatattggaagaggaaaaggattttggtgggtatatatacaattgatcttcttgtagctcttaaagagttaagaagaaggcaagccttgcaccatcgtcgtcgctcgctcgctcggctcggctttggCTGTGGCTACGGTTCGGCTTCGACTTCGGCTTAGGATtttgatttggatttggtcaaatgatagattgattgattaattttttggaccaaatttatttgttaatagtaaatattaacggaATATTATCTGTGCTTGaaacggatatgttccaatccgcATATCTGTCCCACCAGTTCTATTAGCAGCCTAGTGCTCCATGAGCAAGTGCTCCTTctaccatggccaagtgcttctTCAATAACAtcctagtgcatgctccaccatgagTGGTGGCTGATCATTCTCTTAATAGCTTACTTCATTATAAATATGTGCAGTACACAAAAACTGAACTGAAAAAAACGGTATAAGAGCTGTTAAGAGAAGGCACAGGTAGAAACAAAATTGAGAGCTTCACTGTCGTCGATCTCTTCCTCAGTTAAAACTCAATGTTTGGCTATaaattgcattccttcctctcagaatttccattcgacttttGAGTTCTCCACCTTTGTTCTGCATTATttttttaactacaaacaaagcaaccgtaagtgtgatttgctgccgaactttgtgttcgctgaaacactggggtttgaagtaccgctacaccagtgtgtaattcgttctatcctgggagaaaataatctataaccttgggtactaggaggggattaaattccttaaggaaacactatgaattcagtgggcttcaaattaattactgttttgtttatatttacgtttatacgCTAACTTTCTTTTtttcagaattattatttacaaatacaacaaGTAAGAAGTAGCAACCAACAGTTCTAAATAGAATGGACACTGTTGTATAATCAGTAAATATTTGTTATTGAAGTAAATTTAATTCAGCCACTGCATCGTATGAAAGGGTTAAACTTTAATGTAAATGCCTAGCTGGTAACAGATgtctatttggatggttctgtCGATTTTGAGTCAATTCAGTTCGGTTCCTATACTACATTCTTTATCTTTAAATAACCATTTCAATCAACAGATCAGAATTTATTTGATTTAATTAAGTTTTTCCTCTCGCAATTCAGTTTCATTAGATAAATTTAGAAAACAGTGAGAAAGATAGTGGTAAACAACTATTAACGGTCTTTTTCTTTTCCTATGGGGGTGATTGGAAGCGACATATAAATCATTTTCGGTACTAGAAATAAAGGATAAttaatcccaaaataaaatttAAGATAAGTTTATTTTACGTTTGATTAAGATAAAATTACGGTATAACTAATCCCAAGATTAATTATCCTGGAATTGTAGTATTACTTTTAACCCTACGAAAGGATAAAATAATAATTCCGAAATAATTGATCATGAGATAACTTATTTCCCTATCAAACAATCCCTTAACAAATCTTATCACATCGATAGGTTTGGAATATGAAATAATCTATACGAATGAGAGAAAACAGTTTATAAAAGATACCTACATGaagataaaagaaagaattacaagaaaatacacatgacttcaTACTATAATAAAAAATGGCCTATGTTTTTAAGTTTTATCTCACCTAGttcatattgtacatattttgaaaacaGTAACTCttgcaaattcaaaatctgtgtTCATACAGTTATTGCTTCTAAAAGTTATGGAGTTAAATTtgtgttctcacaaccattgctttcacACTCTCTTCTTCTCACTTCTTTTACATATGCTTAAAGGGGTCGTTCGCCGTTACTGCTTCTCCCCCTATATCACTTGGTTGCAAcgtaaaaaaattaaagagtagaagtccaccattgaaggtCATTCAAAGCTTTGGTTTCGAAAATAGGactttttgagtttgttagttgtttggattgggtattgttccaattgattgaaaatatcaaaaaaagttcaaaatttaaatttgaagtgacttggagtagatttgagcaagatttgagttaaagttcataaaagacgcaaggaagaagacgaagtcaattttttgtataattatgtataatcttgtattatagcgtatatgagtgtataaacacatcttatacattattatacacttttatacacctttatacaagcgtctgtagacgaacttcttccacgatcTTCAGTTGCAATGTTTGttcaaaaccaatccaaatctccattaaatgatttcaaattttatatacaacctccttatactatttctaataagtctaaataacactcactccaaatttctcacaaaatcaaattcgaaatttaaacccacatatttaagcttgttaaaaatctaattttcaccatccaaatggatttggtttgttgaactaatatttgagtcacagttactgattcgaaaattaacttaaaagcttgagcaatctttttttgaaaattaaatagtaattttgagaacttattggagttggatgttgaatcttagcccaatgtttttgggctagttggttgtaaattgaaatatgtgctataaaattgaaaagtagggagcccaattgttcttatgtgaaattttcccAAGATAAAACTGTCACCTATtaacacaaaaaataaaagaaaacagtaaaaatagcatgggctagccagttttcgggttggtcattcaaaaatagacAGCGTTTAtaaagtcaatgaaaaatagccactattttgctgcaacaggggCCGgcccagcataatatactggagatcagtgcacctgtgtatgaacttccagcatattataatggactacaacacgcgaaaagttccagcatattaTAATGGACTACAACACGcgaaaagtttcagcataatatattgaagattggagcacctgtatatacacgcgaaaagttccagcataatatattgaagattggagcacctgtatatgaactttcagtatattatactggaccgatatattatattggaactttagtatattatgctagagtgttttctggattttgaacagtgttttcattcaaatttatatttatataaaaaatggctaaatttcaataattttaaaagtatggCTATTTTAAATaatcacttgtaaatctggctatttttaaatttctcttcGGAAAACATGCTACTAGTTGTCAATTAGTAATATAGCTTTTTCCCTTAAAGGGACCAAACGATTACATGACGTCCAATATGATGAAAGGAGTGAAAAATCTCTCGTTCTCATTGATATGAAAAGACACCAAGCACAAATAGAATATTTATATGCTATAAACTATTGCTTTTGGAGTCCAATACCACTTATAGTTTGAAAAGTAACAGTTGGTATTTGACTACTTagtttgaaaaatacttttaagtaACTATTATTATTTGGCCATacatttaaaaagtatttctataagtatttttcttaaaaatgcctttcaaaaaaatacttttggaacaccttttttctgcttctctgaaacacttttttttttcttccaaaaacttGATCAGACACCCTAATTTTAGGTAAAAACAAttttaacccaaaaaaaaaaagcacttttgccTCGAAGGAAGCTTGGCCAACCGGGGTATAAGTTATTTTGAAGCCAAAAAGAGACTCCATTCTCCGACCAAGTCTGGTACAAAGTAAACTTTGCAACCATGAGATCAAAGATTACATCATGTGCTAACaccaaaaaagcaaaagaaagcaAGCCATTTAACCTCCAAAAGAAAGCAGAAGCTAGTGAAGAGGGTCTTCTTTTAGCAAACTGATAAAACAATAAGCCAAGTGTACAATTGCAAATCAGTAAAATAACTTGCAGCAGTTTCAGCAAATAGAAATTCAGATTTAAATGGTTCAAACATTAATGCCTGGAGAGTAACCCCAACCTATAAAATAAAACCTCTTGAGATTTAGTATACCATCAGGCCCTAatccttttatttctctttaataTCCCTCAATTGCCCCAGACAAAAAGGCTCTCCTCTGGTCAGCCCAGACCTATAACCAAAACAAGATTAAAAAAAGTTAGTATAACCTAGCTAGGGAAAAAAATATGTACATAATCCAAATATAGAAGTTAAAACATGTACATACATTTAGGCCTTTGCTTTCAGAAGTCTTGCTTTAAGCTCATCGGCCACAGCATCGATGAACTCTTCAGTGTTGAGATAATGATCTCTTGAGAGCCTATTCAATTTTTTAAAGAGGAAAGCATGAGAATGAAAACTCCACTTACAAAGTCAAATAAGATAAATAATGAAAAGAATGAGACAGGATGGCTCACTTGGATCCATGTATGATGAGTGCAAGATCTTTGGTCATCTTTCCAGATTCAACTGCACCAATGCATGCTGCCTCTAGTTTCTCAGTAAAATCCAAGAGCCTTTCATTGTTGTCTAACGTTGCCCTGTTCACAAACAATTTATTCAGTATTCACAATCCCATCCTTTGGGGGCAATCCACCAAAACTTCCTTAAACCAGTCCAAACAGCAAACCGCACTCTAAATCTCAGCAGAtcgagaaccatagtcacctacCTGTGTGCAAGTCCACGAGTCCAGGCAAAGATTGATGCAATACTGTTTGTGCTGGTTTCACCTCCTTTCTGGTGAACCCTGTAGTGGCGGGTGACAGTTCCATGGGCTGCTTCAGCCTCAATGGTCTTTCCATCAGGACACACCTGAACCATATATCCACAACTTGTCAGAATCCAAACCAACGATTCATATCAGCAAATAGcaataaagaagaaatgatccAAAGAGCCATGCATTGTAATAGATCCCAAGAAAGCTGTAGAAATAAAATAACCTAAAAACTGCACAATTAAGGAGTTGGTTGAAGcaaaaaaaatgatagaaaataaACATACCAGGACAGATGTCATCAACCCAAGGGATCCAAAACCTGTTCCAAGGAAAAAGGCATAAAAATTATAAACCTCTAGGATCAGAGTTATAGGAGGGGAAACAAGAATACTTGATTCAGCAATTTTGTGTATTAGCATGTTAATATGTCATAACATATTTTATGAGGATCTGTTGAAATGGCAGCCTCAACGCAAACACATTATTAGATACCTTGTGCTAAGAAATCACTCTGTACATCCCCATCATAGTTCTTGCAGGCCCATACATAACCACCTTCACTCTTTAAAGCATAAGCAACCATATCATCGATGAGACGGTGTTCATACCTATAAGACATCACTAGAGAATCAATGTTGTGTACTTGTGATAGTAGAATAGAACCATACTTACCAAGTGAACTGTGGAACTCACCAAATTCCTGCTTCCTCATACTTGGACTTCCAATTTGCTTCATAAACTTCTTGGAAGATGTCCTTAAACCTTTACAAGAGCATTAATGGTAGCTCAGAGGAACAGAATAGATACAAACACCACTAGATATGTGCGGAAAAAACAAAATGGCTCAAGGTACTCATCCTATGTGTAATGGAAAAGTAAAGGCCAAATGGAAAACGGATAGATCAACAGTTAGGTTGCTTACCTCCCATCATATTTCTTAAGAATAGTATTCTTTGTACTAAGATAGAGAGGCCATTTCTTTTGATATGCCATGTTCATTGAAGCCTCAGCAAATGAGCGGATGGACTGCATCACATCAAGAAAGCGAAAGCAAAACAATATAACTATACCAGTCTGCAGCAATTTAATAATCCAAATTTGGAAGGACATCAAACTTTGTTAAGCAAACCTCATCTGTATTGTACATGGATAAAGCTACTCCACCAGCACCAGTAAAGTTGTAAACTTCAAATTCAGTCTTCTCGTCTGTTCCTTCTGGCACTGATAAAGTATTAAACACAACATTTCAGTAACATTTTCTAATTGAGTAAGCAAAAACCCTTTGCTAATACGATGAAGTAAAGCGACCAACAAAAGTTTACCAAACACCAATTTGAGTTTTCCAGCTCCTTGAATAACTGTATCAGTAGCCCGGTATTGATCGCCAAAAGCATGTCTACCGATGCATATTGGTTTAGTCCAACCTGGTTTAAGAAGCAGATTT is from Nicotiana tabacum cultivar K326 chromosome 18, ASM71507v2, whole genome shotgun sequence and encodes:
- the LOC107768947 gene encoding isocitrate dehydrogenase [NADP]-like; protein product: MAFDKIKVENPIVEMDGDEMTRVIWKSIKDKLICPFLELDIKYFDLGLPHRDATDDKVTVESAEATQKYNVAIKCATITPDEARVKEFNLKSMWRSPNGTIRNILNGTVFREPIMCKNIPRLVPGWTKPICIGRHAFGDQYRATDTVIQGAGKLKLVFVPEGTDEKTEFEVYNFTGAGGVALSMYNTDESIRSFAEASMNMAYQKKWPLYLSTKNTILKKYDGRFKDIFQEVYEANWKSKYEEAGIWYEHRLIDDMVAYALKSEGGYVWACKNYDGDVQSDFLAQGFGSLGLMTSVLVCPDGKTIEAEAAHGTVTRHYRVHQKGGETSTNSIASIFAWTRGLAHRATLDNNERLLDFTEKLEAACIGAVESGKMTKDLALIIHGSKLSRDHYLNTEEFIDAVADELKARLLKAKA